The genomic region CGCGTTGAGCCGCTCCACCGTGCCCGGCCACTCCCCGCAGCCCTGCGCCTCGATGCCGTGCTCGACGCCCTTCTCGAACAGGATCTGCAAGCCGACGCAGATGCCCAGCACCGGCCGCCCGCCGGCCAGCCGCTGGCCGATGACCTTCTCGCCATGGACCTTCCGCAGCCCGTCCATGCAGGCCGCGAACGCGCCGACGCCGGGCACCACGAGCCCGTCGGCGGCCTCGGCCGCCTTCGGGTCCGCGGTCACCTCGACCTGGGCGCCGACCCGGCGCAGGGCGCGTTCGGCGGAGCGGATGTTGCCGAATCCGTAGTCCAGTACGACGACGCTGGTCACGGCCACAGCCTAGCCAAGGAACTCACGCACGGCCTTCGCGATACCGCCCGCGTCCAGGCCGTGCAGCACGTCGTGCTCCTCCGCGGTCCCGTACGACCTGACCTCGGTGTCCCGGCTCACGCCCAGCGGCAGCAGCCGGTGCGGCTGGCGGCGCAGCGCGTCGGTGACCGGCAACGCCGAGGTGCCGCGCAGGTACGGCTCGACCAGGATCACGTCCGGCCGGTCGACCCGCTCGATCGCGGCGCGCAGGCCCTCGCCGTCGAAGGGGCGGACGGTGGCCGCGTACAGCACGGTCACGTCCTGGCCCTCGGTGGCGGCGAGCACCGCGTCGGCGGTGGTGCCCACGGCGATGACCACGCCCCGGCGGCCCTGGCGCAAC from Crossiella sp. CA-258035 harbors:
- the hisH gene encoding imidazole glycerol phosphate synthase subunit HisH, with the translated sequence MTSVVVLDYGFGNIRSAERALRRVGAQVEVTADPKAAEAADGLVVPGVGAFAACMDGLRKVHGEKVIGQRLAGGRPVLGICVGLQILFEKGVEHGIEAQGCGEWPGTVERLNAPVLPHMGWNTVRAPEASTLFAGLAADDRFYFVHSYGVREWTLAPEPPLPEPLVTWAHHGEDFVAAVENGPLSATQFHPEKSGDAGAHLLENWLKSVV